The Coffea arabica cultivar ET-39 chromosome 2c, Coffea Arabica ET-39 HiFi, whole genome shotgun sequence genome includes the window CAGTCCAACCATATTGCCTCCGCCACGAAAGGGGCTTGTTAGCATCCCATGTTGCACAAAAAACCCTAGCAGCGTTTAGGTCCCAATTGATATTTTGGGGATTGTACAAATGGTAAGTGGCCCTAACATTAGAAGCACTCTGGGAGTCAGCCACAGCAACAAAGAGGGTAAACGAAACGATGCAAAGAATTAGGGGAACCCTTTCCATTTTGCTATTTTTTGTCACAAGTTCTTCTTCTTGTAAATTTTGATGTATGTGGCTTGCATTTATAGAGAAATAGGTAGAGATAGCAAAGTCGAAGGAAACTCCAGCCCATTTTCATTGATGTGCTGTCAAATTAAGAAGAGCAAACACTAGCATATGGAATTGTCTAGTTCATTGACATCCTCTAGAAAGTCTTTGTGGAATATAACaataaagaagaaaattgaaattaaCATGGTACGTATTGTCGGTCAGTGATTATCCGAACTTGACTCAACTTATCgttttgaccccaaaaaaaaaaaatttatccgAACTTGGCTGCTTTTCATGACTAGGTCAGTCAAGTCAAGATGTTAATTATTTGCgcattatttgaaatattattttaaataattactatagcactttttgtgatatgtgagataaaatactaattagaaatttaaaattgtgggttgagaaatgtgtttatgatacaagtaaaatattatgtaaaaaaaaaaatttagctatccaaacactctcatataaatttgtttataATTCAATTGACTAACAAATAACGGAAATATTTGGCTTCTCTATTTAGTTATAAGATTGACTAACCGAATCTTAAGTTAATTCCAAAAAGTCTTTAAATATAAGAATACAATAAACATAAATATGTATATTCATATGAAATTTAGATATGCGAACGAGTACCAACCGATCCCTTTTAAAATATTGATTACTTTTCAAGTGTTTCAAACGGAACTAATCGGAGCTATTTAGTCTACTTAAATTGGAAAACAAAATCTAGTTGCGATAGCAATTAAGAAAAATCTAGATCGTGTGCTAGGCGGCGAGTTTGGCAAGGGCGGCTACGTTACGAAAATGTGCGAAGACTGCCAAGTACATTGCCAGCCACCCAAAGATTTCTTCGCACGGCAACCAATGGAGATGGCTCTTTCTATATTGGAGCTCTTCTTGGTTGCTCTAGCATATATTTTAGAGGCTGGtccatattctttttttttttttttggtttaatcaaTAAGGATTatcaggttttcttttcttgtggaCAAGGAAATAAGGCAGCAAAGTTTGAATAGTATAGCCTAATAGGCTAGTATATGTTGGACCTATTTACCAAAGAAAAGTTGGGATTACTACTCACTAGCCTCTGTTACTTGTTTGGTTATCTAGTCAATTtgtagttctttttttttttttttggttatttaaccTTCTTGTCCAACTTTTTATATTGCTGTTTGTAGATCACAAAATCAAATGTTGACTTAAGCTCCCATGATTCTTATGAAAAATGTggaactttttctttttaagaatTAAAAATTGTATATTACATAATATGcatgtaaaatataaatttcatTATCAAATGATAATATTATACTACCTTAGCACACGTTTGTTAACATAACATCAAAGTAAAATCAATTACGAAATGAGAGCATTTATTTTTTGCGGAATGTAAATCTATCATGAAGTGAGGGTGAAAGGgacttttcatgcatgctatTTTCCCCATATCCTCATATTTGACAGCATGCCTTGTTCACTCccatttctttttattatctGTATGGTAAAGTTAAGTTGCTTATATTCAGAGATCAGCCTTCATCGTATATTACTATTATGGCTTTTTTGCAATCTACAATAGCTTTATTATTGACTATTGTTAAAGGCACACCCAATGTGCTTGTAATTTAGAaataatgattatttttttatgaatttgtAAATCTTATTTTTACACAAATAAATTTATAAGAACTTTTCATAAACAAACTTCAATTtatcaataattttttttctttaattgagaAATAGATAATTTTGTAGTTGCAATATGCAAGGTAGTTATGAGCGGTTATGTTAGCAAATGCGATCAGATGATTAGGGTAAAAATATTAGTTTTTCTAAGGATAAAATTAAAAGTGAAAAAAGGATAGAAAATGTTTACACCAAGTACTGTCACTGCTTTCCttttatatattgtatagatAATGATCAATACACAACCAGCCAATCGGCATAAACCCAACCTGGTATATATTATTCAAATTTATTGATACcgggaaatttcagttttcccATCACATAAGACTGAGAGTAGTAGACGGCCTTAACAGTTAACAAATTCATAGTTGACTGTTAGGAAACCGTTGTTAATGCCCTGGCCATTGGTGTCAATCTGCTGAAAGGGGCCAACGTCCAAATCTAGCCCACGATTGCTACATTGATCAACAATCCTTACAACAACTTGAGCTCCAGTTGCGGTGTTAGTCACCTGCATTAAAGATTTACATGAGATGTTTAAGATTTATATAGCTTTTTTAGCTTTACTAGTTCTTGAAAACATGCACATATATGAGAAGTTTAAGATTTATATAGCTTTTTTTTGGCCAATGTTGTATTAAAATCCAACTATTGCTGTTCTCATTCTACTAACTAGAGTAGACCTAACACAAATTATTCttgaagccaaaaaaaaaaaaaaaaacacatacacacacacaaacaaacaaaaagaagGTGAGACTAGCTAAATTCCTCTTTACTAGTGAACATTTTTCTCTGCACGAATTACACACTGAAGAAACTATGGGAATCCAGTTACATATTTATCATTGACAAACTAattaaccccaaaaaaaaaaaaaaaagtaaaagttgTCCAAGTTAAGACAACTTACCCTAAGGCACCTCCCGCAGGAAGCCTGACCAGTAGGTCCAACAGGTCCACAAAAGGCAG containing:
- the LOC113723527 gene encoding pathogenesis-related protein PR-4-like, giving the protein MERVPQILCIAFFTLFVAVANAQSASNVRATYNLYNPQNIGWDLNRAGVYCATWDANMSLQWRSQYGWTAFCGPVGPTGQASCGRCLRVTNTATGAQVVVRIVDQCSNRGLDLDVGPFQQIDTNGQGINNGFLTVNYEFVNC